The nucleotide window aATAAATGATCTAACTGGGCTAACTAGGAGGAAACAGACTTACTTTTAAACCCAATAACTCAAAAAGAGTGCACAGTAAGAAACTTCATACTTATACACCACAGGTACTCCAGATGGAGCAGATGAGCTGGTTGGATTTTGGTTTGGCTGCATATTAATTCCAAGGATGAAAACTCTGCTTTATAAGTATATGGTATACAGTCTCCTGACCAATTATACTGAAGATGAAACACATTGAGGATGTATACATGCATACATCACAGTgcagcacttgtaaaagtatTCACACCCCTTTGGACCTCACCAAGAAGCAACACTAGACAACAGAGAGCTGACTGGTTATAAAGGACATTGTCATTATACGATCAGCATCTTAAAGCCACTATGGGCCACTATGACATGCAGTAATGATGCTTTTTGATACATATAAATGCAAAAAGGCTCTTTAATGTTGATGAagtaacagttttttttctgttaaatctACTCCTTATAAGTTTTTTGtggaacaaaaatgtaattgtaaatACCTGCAAACAAATCAACCAGACCTCTGTAGTTTTCCTACTTTACCAAATCATCTGTGATTTTCCTCTTCATACTGACCATGGAACGATCTCTTATCCTGTTGCATCATCTTCAAAGCAGGATGCATTTCGATTCTTTGCTCTTAGACACTCTTAGCACAGAAAACCACTGATGGTCAAAGTCTCTTTAACTACTTCCCATTACATCAACACTTGTGGTGGGTCCTAATTGCAGGCTCGTCTTCTAATTTTACATCACTTTACCGCTCACGTCACAGTGTGACGCCAGCAGCTGTAATGTTCACTCATTTGCTGTCTCGCAGGTTCCTttaaaaggaggaagaggaaatcCATAATAGTGACGGTGATGCTGCTCATTGTATCAGTGCTCATCCTCATCTTTGGCCTGGCAGCGACTACCAGGACACAGAACATCACAGTGGGCGGCTACTATCCAGGAGTCATTGTGAGTGCTTGTTCACACctacatgcagcagcagcagcagcagcaggcctgcTCCCTGTCAGAGTTAAACAtaagtgaagtgtgtgtttccagctgaGCTCTTCCCGCTCCTGGACACTGATGAACCTAATTACTGAAGGTCTCTGAGGGGTGAATTTTCCCCACATTCATTATTCAGCATCGCTGTCATTAGACGCTGAGTGAGGTAAAGTATCAGAGCCCataaatttgttttctttcgCAGTACTCAGCTTTTAACATTCTGCCTCTCATAAAGAGCTACCAGGAAAGCAGCCAACATAAAGATGCCTCTTCCAACTTTAACCTTAAATTCATCATATTAATAGCTCAAATCAGGCAGATTTACACAGAAATAGTAGTTACACTGCAGCATACAGTAAGATTGTCCTCAAATCACAGTAAATTAATCTTCAATGTATTGTGCTTATCTATAAAAGTGGATGGATATAATACTATAAATATGCTATAATGCTTCCCTAGAGCATGACAGAAACACTTAAATCTTGATTTATCTAACTGCACTATGAAAGCAAAGGTTCACTGTTAAATTAGATAAATGCCCTAACagctattttctctctcctcagctggGCTTTGGCTCTTTTCTGGGAATTATCGGCGCTCATTTGATAGAGAACAAGAGGCAGATGGTAAGAGGATTTATATTACCGCTGTGCATTGAGATCACTTTCAGTGCTCGGTGTCTCCTTGTCTCTACAGTCACAGAACAGTGTTATTAAACCGCGCACAAGTCCAAATTACCTCTCAACAGCCTGCAGCTCGACTATGTTGTTAATGTGACAATACGAGCGGCAGACCTGACCCAGACTGCGAGTCCCACTTGGCCCTGAGGAGGTTCATGTTGTGTATCAGAGCAAGTATCCCGGGCTTCAGGGGCAGTCAGAAATAGAAATAGGGTGTAAGTGGAGGAGGACAGATGTCCACATTGGAATGTGGAGGAAGAAACTGCAGATGAGAGGAGCAGGTGGGAGGTGCAGGGTGGGGACTGTCCGAGCTGAAAATGAGTAATGAGTTTGTATCGTGACACCTTTTCCCACAAGGCAGCAGCAGGGTTCAGATGCCTGGAGTCACAGCCAGTGTACGTGTGACACGAGCGATTGAGCTGTGGCACGTTAAAGCGCTCTATCTCTGATTTGTTGTTTcccataaaacataaatatgttgtcattatttatggcttgtgtgttgttgtgaataacagaaaattaattggcaactattttggTAACCAATTAATCACTgcttccagcctctcaaatatTAATCTGTACgggtgttgtttgtttttcacgGTAGTAAATTGAATAAACAGCTGAGTACAAGTAAACAAAATCcatgtttttttgatttttgaagtgaaaatacaacctctgcagcaaacacgtttcctttcttcaaatgttacTGCTATTACTTTAAGTTCCatgatattaaaaaacaaacaaaccaaaaaaaagtaaTTGTGGCATGTGCAGAAATGTGGACACTCTACTCACAGGGATTACTCCATTTACCCAGGGAGATTTATTGGAAGCAGGTGAAAGGAGCTAAATTTAAGAGAAATGTTACTGTAATCCAACCAATAATCCCACCAAACTGTGCAAGGTGAGCCACTGTTTCCACCTTTTGGAGTTACAATTGAATATACAGGATTATGAGCACAGGTACAAGGTATAAATCAAGTCAAGGTGTGCACTGATGAAGATATATTTCAGAAGTCTTTACCACTGAACGCCACACAAAACTGTATTGTTGTCATGCTGTAAGCTGtcttctaaaaacatgtttgaacatTTTGACGTTTAAAGCTTCTGAAAATGTGGTTCTTGTGGTTCTGTAGGATAATGTCCGATATCAAGGACTAAACGTGTAACCAAACATCAGAACTGCGTGAGATTTAATTGTCAGTGGCTTTGCAGGATGAGCAAACAACCTCACAGCTGTCATTAGAGTTCATTTCATTCCTGGTGCATGGAATTACCTCACTGATGTGACATTAAGTGTTTCTAACTGAGCCCCATCCACTTCAAATCAGTAAAAGgagagcagacagaaacacaaacacagaaatcttccaataaaatgattcaaattGTTCTTGTAGTCTCAGAAAATGGTGTGTTGATGGAGGACCGCATCGTTTAGAGCAGGAAACTGACAAATGCACGTCAGTCAAATCTTTAACAAGTGTTGCTGAAAACCTGTGCGGTTCGATACTTTCATGTTAGCATCTGGACTCAGAGCTGAGTACCTCGATGTTGAATCTGTTGCCTCAATTACACCACCTCCCCGCACACCCTGTGAGGTGGGGTTACTTCAGACGGGGTGGGGTGATGTGTAATTGAATACATGCTGTCTTTCATTGAGGAGTGAAAAGAGGAGAGTTAAGGGGCACAGTGCCTATAAAGAGCCAGGCACTGTGCCAGCAACAAACTCTGCTAGAGCTAGGTGACGACCACTGCGCTCTTCCACTGTCGTCCTTTACCCGGCCAGCAgtccccccccaccaccactcaCCCCACCCTCATCCCATTCAGAGGATTCATACTCGAGAGAAGCACATGTGCAGGATGATACACATTAGTGTCGCAAATGTAACCCAGTACAAAAGCGGTGAGAGGaagcaataaaaataatctcAACACTGCACGTTTAAATTTAGCCTCCGGTGTCTATAACAACTAAATCATTATATCATGATGAAGGGTGATGAAGCTGATGCTcgtctgtttttgtttacagttagTGGCGTCTATTGTCTTCATCAGTTTCGGAGTGGTGGCTGCCTTCTGCTGCGCTATTGTTGATGGAGTTTTTGCTGCCAGGCACATTGTAAGTATCACTGAAGCTTCTATTTATTTAACTAAACTAATAAATTATGGATATGGATAACACTTACGCTCAGACTTATGCGCTTATTAATCAATGCCATTCCCATTATAGCTTAATATCCTCTGTCTGCATTACACACATAGTAAGACATATGCCCTTCTGCAAGGGCATCTCTCACATACAGCAGGCTGTAGCAGCTGCCGCACCCTGCTCAGCAAGACCCATATATTTTGTGGCAAAGGGAGATTATTCTCCATGACGCAAAGTACATAAAGTAATAAATAACCACTAATGCACTCTTAAAACAATTATGCCAAAATAAGTTAGGGCTGGGTGAAAAGGGAGATCAGCACCATTAGCAGGTTTTCATTTGCCAGTGGTGTcagtgaaatggaaaatggcAGTTTTCCTTTCTAGCTTTTTGTACACTGAACTACAGAGGCTGTTgaatgacagagaaacagctaTATGATGCAGTAACAGTGAAGCTAGTTGTTGGTTTATATTGTCTTGTCTGTTTTAGTCTGGCTGTTATTTACACTGAGCTAATTTCTTGCTACTTGTAAATATCAGAGAATATATATTCCCAAACTAAATCACATTCCgcatttattcacatttacagGAGCCATTTTTTCTTTGAGTAACTGAGTGTACATTAAACACAGGGCTGCAGATTTAGTGTGTAATTCAGATACTCAGATTTATAGTAAATTATctcacattttgtatttttgaacaAACATCACTAGTTGGTTGTGGTGCAGAAAATAATTTACTGAAATAATGATATCAGTATTAGGATTTCGTGTCAGCACACACATAGTTCCTCTTTTCATGGGTTAAGGTGGGAGCACGTTTCCTCATTTTGAAGTTTTGTAGGAACAGGATTCGATGAAAATGAAGCTTTCTGTCTATGCAGAAATTTataaagctgctgtttattgCACTGCAGGACCTCAGGCCTCTGTATGCTGGCCGTTGTGAGTATCACTCCAGTGAGACAGCATCTGACCGCGATgtaagaaacatattttttcattttcaagttcACAGAAATAAGATCAGTTCCTCCTCAGTGCACATTTTTGGACCTGTATGCTTTAGCCATGATGTTGTTCAGGGACCCAAAGTGAAGGGACTGTAAAATAATGTTTGACCTCCAGGTGCCCTGTAACCCACCGTCGCGCTCGCCCTGTAACCTGCGTGTGAAGAGTAACACCTGTTACTGCTGCGACCTCTACAACTGCGGAAAGTGAGTACGCAGACCGGTCGAGCATCAGATGAAAATCTCTGAATCAGTGGCTAGTTGCTTTGGCTGTGATGCTTTGGATTGTTTTGATGTGTACTGTTGTGCCATTTTTTGTGACAGATTTTTTTGCATTGCAGCAGTGATTGTATTAGAACAagaatgtttcttttcttttaacctTTGTTTCAGAGAACATCCTCTTATGGGACTTCAGAATAAAGATGTTTTGAAAAAGTTTAGGAAATCATCCATGATTTGGAAGTAGGTCCCTTTTTTCTAGACCCATAATAGCCATTTACGGTCAACTTTATTGTTGATAAGTgacatttaagtgtttttaatatAACCCATGATAGAAATGTGTTCTTAAGGTGCCATCTCCcctgcatgtctgtgtctgacCAAACATTCATCCATGTCCTCACCTGTGTTTCTCAGCTCCATAGCAGCATCTTTCTCCTTTCAGATTTAGATTGAAACCATCGGAATCTTTACAACCATAAAAACCTGTCTCAtgtctttcactgtgtgtgtcctaAATACAAATTCTCAGAGCCTGTTTTGGTGGTTGATGTAGTTTCATTTGAAACTTCTGTCAGTGACTTTTGTGGCTTGACTGTAGgctgtttccctctctgtcccacCCACTGGGCTAGCCGTGTTGACGTGATGGGAGGCTACCACGAGTACACAGATGTGAGGAGCTGCCAGGACGTGGTGCACCTCTATCACCTGCTGTGGTCGGCCACCATCCTCAACATCGTGGCCCTGTTCCTGGGCATCATCACTGCTGCGGTGCTGGGAGGCTTCAAGGACATGGTGTGTCAATGTGAATGATAAATATAATCACTAACAAACACCATGTTGGGTGTGGGTTATGTCAGTACATTATTTACAGAATCTAAAGAAGGTCTTAGGGGTCCTTTATGAGGTCCTAGTGGCTATTGAGGAGGTTCTCAGGATTGTTCAGGGTGTTTTAGTGGTTGGTGAGAAGGTGCATTTAGGTTGCTCTAGGGGTTGTTAAGGAGATTTAAGTGGCTATCGAAGAGTTTCTACAGATGGCTTTTGAAGGTTTCAGTCGTCATTTAGAGGGTTCTGCTGGTCCTTTTCGAGGTTTATCAGTGAGAACGTTCTGCATGTAGTATTGGATATTTCAGTGGCCAGTAAGAAGGTTGTAGAAGTCCTGTAGAAGGTTCAAGAAGTCTTAAAGGTTGTAATGGTCCTTAAGGAAGTCCCAGAAGTCTTATGGGATCTTAGGGATCCTCCAGATGGTTAAACACCCATGGGAGATTTTGCAGTGATGTGATGTGCAGAACCAAATAAGTAGAGGACTTCAGTTCAGTACAGTGCTCAATATATTTGAAGAACTTATGACAAGGAGCACTGGAGATGATCTGGAGGCTTGTGatgtttaatttgtcacctgtatGTATTTTATCATACATTTAACACTATTAGCTGGTGTGTGGGTCATTCACACAGCTCCATGTGCAAACCTTTTTGTCTAGTGTTTGTGTTAGATATGAAATAACACTCTGTACTTCTTTGTCAGactccctctcctgcctcagAGAGCTCATCTGAGCCAGAGGCCATCGCTCCAGTCCCCTCAGAGCCTCCTCCACCCACCACCTCTCTCAACTCATATTACAATACTGCCCCCTGCCTGCCGCCTTACACTGCCTACGACGTGCAGGTACAGTGCTGCATGatacacacagagtgagagtgtTCTGCAACAACACAATCATTGATGTCTTTATGTATTAGATGTTAtaagatgtttttaaaagggaaaaaaagctgaTGAATGCTGAACAACATGTAAGTTTGAATTCCACAAAATAGCATCACTGTATCTTTGctggacttttgttttttgtgttttgctgctgtgcAACCAGTTGCCCTTTGGAAACAGATAAACTGATTTATTGACTATTCAGTGGTTATTCTGAGACCAAACTCTTAAACAAGTTGTTCTAATAAATGTTGTGCCTCTCCCGCAGGGCTCCTACATGTTCCCTGACTCCTCTGGTCTGTCAGATGACTCCCAGTCTGGAGCCAGCCACCTGTGGCCCACGATGATCCCGCCACGCTACTCCCCTCCTCACAACCATCCCGATGAGAAGCCCCCACCATACAGCCCGTAAGATGGcttcaagtaaaaaaaaaaaaaaaagaaaagaaaagacaaaacacctGAAACATTATCAGCGTGTTGTTCGATGCTGAATGAGTGGTTTGAATGCACAACGCTTCTGGGCTTTTCCTCACAATCGTTCAGGACTGCAGCGAAGGAGcggtggtgaggaggaggaggaggaggaggaagaggagggccACAGAGCTCACTACTTTGAGTTCAGCCCAACACCAAGGAGCGAGTGTTTTTCTCCCAGGGCGCCACTCACACCCTGGCCtgcaactctgtgtgtgtgtgcgcgtgtgtgtgtgcacatacacatcAAGAGAGAGACAACCAGTTCAAAGCCAGGACTGTTTACACATCTATCTGCCTTAATGCAAATGGACCTCCAGCGCAGCATCATGCTTTACATTCACCTCTCTCTAGTACGTAGTGTAAATGCTTCCTGCCTAC belongs to Lates calcarifer isolate ASB-BC8 linkage group LG8, TLL_Latcal_v3, whole genome shotgun sequence and includes:
- the tmem255a gene encoding transmembrane protein 255A isoform X3 yields the protein MPPPQSLQSSGLTLSETSMGSFKRRKRKSIIVTVMLLIVSVLILIFGLAATTRTQNITVGGYYPGVILGFGSFLGIIGAHLIENKRQMLVASIVFISFGVVAAFCCAIVDGVFAARHIDLRPLYAGRCEYHSSETASDRDVPCNPPSRSPCNLRVKSNTCYCCDLYNCGKASRVDVMGGYHEYTDVRSCQDVVHLYHLLWSATILNIVALFLGIITAAVLGGFKDMTPSPASESSSEPEAIAPVPSEPPPPTTSLNSYYNTAPCLPPYTAYDVQGSYMFPDSSGLSDDSQSGASHLWPTMIPPRYSPPHNHPDEKPPPYSP
- the tmem255a gene encoding transmembrane protein 255A isoform X1, which translates into the protein MPPPQSLQSSGLTLSETSMGSFKRRKRKSIIVTVMLLIVSVLILIFGLAATTRTQNITVGGYYPGVILGFGSFLGIIGAHLIENKRQMLVASIVFISFGVVAAFCCAIVDGVFAARHIDLRPLYAGRCEYHSSETASDRDVPCNPPSRSPCNLRVKSNTCYCCDLYNCGKEHPLMGLQNKDVLKKFRKSSMIWKASRVDVMGGYHEYTDVRSCQDVVHLYHLLWSATILNIVALFLGIITAAVLGGFKDMTPSPASESSSEPEAIAPVPSEPPPPTTSLNSYYNTAPCLPPYTAYDVQGSYMFPDSSGLSDDSQSGASHLWPTMIPPRYSPPHNHPDEKPPPYSP
- the tmem255a gene encoding transmembrane protein 255A isoform X2, with amino-acid sequence MPPPQSLQSSGLTLSETSMGSFKRRKRKSIIVTVMLLIVSVLILIFGLAATTRTQNITVGGYYPGVILGFGSFLGIIGAHLIENKRQMLVASIVFISFGVVAAFCCAIVDGVFAARHIDLRPLYAGRCEYHSSETASDRDVPCNPPSRSPCNLRVKSNTCYCCDLYNCGKEHPLMGLQNKDVLKKFRKSSMIWNRVDVMGGYHEYTDVRSCQDVVHLYHLLWSATILNIVALFLGIITAAVLGGFKDMTPSPASESSSEPEAIAPVPSEPPPPTTSLNSYYNTAPCLPPYTAYDVQGSYMFPDSSGLSDDSQSGASHLWPTMIPPRYSPPHNHPDEKPPPYSP
- the tmem255a gene encoding transmembrane protein 255A isoform X5; this translates as MLLIVSVLILIFGLAATTRTQNITVGGYYPGVILGFGSFLGIIGAHLIENKRQMLVASIVFISFGVVAAFCCAIVDGVFAARHIDLRPLYAGRCEYHSSETASDRDVPCNPPSRSPCNLRVKSNTCYCCDLYNCGKEHPLMGLQNKDVLKKFRKSSMIWKASRVDVMGGYHEYTDVRSCQDVVHLYHLLWSATILNIVALFLGIITAAVLGGFKDMTPSPASESSSEPEAIAPVPSEPPPPTTSLNSYYNTAPCLPPYTAYDVQGSYMFPDSSGLSDDSQSGASHLWPTMIPPRYSPPHNHPDEKPPPYSP
- the tmem255a gene encoding transmembrane protein 255A isoform X4; this encodes MPPPQSLQSSGLTLSETSMGSFKRRKRKSIIVTVMLLIVSVLILIFGLAATTRTQNITVGGYYPGVILGFGSFLGIIGAHLIENKRQMLVASIVFISFGVVAAFCCAIVDGVFAARHIDLRPLYAGRCEYHSSETASDRDVPCNPPSRSPCNLRVKSNTCYCCDLYNCGNRVDVMGGYHEYTDVRSCQDVVHLYHLLWSATILNIVALFLGIITAAVLGGFKDMTPSPASESSSEPEAIAPVPSEPPPPTTSLNSYYNTAPCLPPYTAYDVQGSYMFPDSSGLSDDSQSGASHLWPTMIPPRYSPPHNHPDEKPPPYSP